AACAATTgaggaatcctccctccaaagaTATATGAGAAGAGAAAGGGTCAATGGAAGCTTCAAGTGCTCATCCAAAACTTTTCCAGTAGTTTCCATGTACTCCAGGAAAGAAGAAAGTTCTTTCCGGCGGCGCCTCTCATCTTTCTCCACTGCCCCAAATACCTTCTCCGAAAAAATTCTTAAACCACGTTCATCAAAGCCACATATCTGAATTGGGAGAGAGGAAACATTAAAATTCTTAGCAATATAAGTAGCATCGTCTTTGAATTCAGGACGAGTTGTCAGAAGGATACGCTGATCGcacaatttacaaaaaatatcttttacaagCTCTAGAGACTTGCCTTTCTTGGCTTCATCAAACCCATCTACAACCACAAGTATATCAAGGTCCTTCAAAGTGGGTATTATGTCACCAGAATCAAATTCCTTACAGGTTTTCACCATGCACTCTTCTTTCAGAAACTCGATCAGTGTTTGTGATCGAACTCTGCGAACTTCAACAAAGATGATTAAGTCGAACTTGTCAAGCCCGTCTATATTTGGATCCTTTTTGCACCATCCATGGATTACATAATGGCATAAAGAAGTCTTGCCACATCCAGCTAATCCATACATCACAAGTGCAGATGGTTTCTGTTCAGAGCCCCTGATTCTTTTGGTAACAGTGAAAATGTCTGCTATTTCAATGGTACTTCTCGTGGACTCGATTTTTAAAGGAGTGAAGATTGTGTCCACTTCATACTTACTTAAAGgagtattttctatttcttcctcAGTCATCCAAATGCATGGATTCAGAATTCGCAGTCGGCTATATGATGAGCgaaattcttcttttccttcgtgTATCATGTGGAACTTTAGGTCTTTTCTAAATTTCTTCACATCCTCTAAGTAAATCTGTAAATCTATCTGGTAAATTTCAACAGAAACAATACTCTGTATGTCATCTTCCATACGTTTTGTATTGTCTGAGAAGTCCTTGTCTACAACAACACCAATGCCcacatatatatctttaagaaGTTGTTTAAGGTTGTCAGTCATGGGAATGAGTTCATTGCAAGCAATACCATATTTATGGCAAatcttgtttctcatttttttcagatCTTCGACAGCCGTTTTAGCAGTGTCACTCAACTGATTGGTAAGGTCTTTAAATACTTCTGTcatgataataaatgaaaaagatatatcaAAATCCACCTCATTTAGGTCTTTATCTAACAGGTCTTTATGCAActttgtgattttatcttttatagtcCTGTTACTCCAGCCTATGTCTTGAAGGTACTGGCGCAAAGTCTTAGTGCCTCCAACAGAATTAACTGATGTGTGTGAATACATTGCTCTTACCACATCACACATGACATTTTGTCCAATCAAATTCACGCACTTGAATAATTTGCTGAAGGTGAAGTCATCTTCGTTGAATCCTTTTGGTAAACAAGGTCCTGGCAATTGCTTAGGTGAAGCCATTTTGACATATAGTCTCCTACGAGAACCTGCAAAAATTAAGATCTTATTATGgttttcagtgaaatgaaaactcttttaaacaagtaaaatacaaaaccTTACAAAAAATGATGAGTAAGTtaagtaaaatacagtatttctacATGTCTGTAAATTGCTGTATATAATCCTTTGAATCTATTATCAGGCAGTATGCATAGAAGAGATTAAAAATCAAAACACCACCTAGTGTAACCAATGTGGTAGttataagaaatatgaagcctcTCACTCATCTGTGAACCAAAGACGAGAGCCAActggaggagaggggaggaagttATTCCAAGTTACAGCAgtagatttgtatatataagaaGACAGGAGGGTTCTATCCTTCAACCTTCTAACCTTGGAATGAGTAGTAATATTAATGCAGGTGAAGCAAAGGTCCACAAAGAGAACAAAGATCTAAGGCTAGACAGGATATGTACACCATAAGTGCGGTTATGCAGGTTTAAGAATGTTCCATGGGGGATTTCCACCCTCCTATGGTTCATGCAGGATACTTCATGGGTGAAATTAGATTGGAATGGGATACATCCCTTGAAATTCCAACAACATACATGAGCAAGGTTAAAGGAGGGTCCAGGAGTGCAGGTGGGATGTGTGATTTTAAATAACTATAGCCTTGTGATGACAATTGCACACATGAAGCAAATATTCAAATACTTCCCTCTTATTCACAGTATACTCCACAATCACTCTTGCTCTTAATTACTTTACTATATTTCAATTTCCCTTCTACAAAATCCAAGTACTGTACCCCAATTTATTTCCCAATAATTGTTTGAGAAGTACAGATCAAGGTATACACATAACCTTTAAGTTTGTCCCAACTCTGAGTGCAAAATACACATGCCCTACATGGTAAGTATTTGGGGAGGCGTAATTCGTCAGCTGTTACAGTATATCTTAATACTCTGCCCATGTCATGAGTGAATGTTTTATGCCAATATGAAACCGTCCTTAGGCTTGGGTTAATTAACTTAAGTAATCAGGTTAGTCCGACTGTGGTCCCTGTGACTTAGGCTACAACCAAATGTGGGCTACAAAGTGCATCTGAATGAGAGTAAAGAACtgtttctaaaataaatataaaaaaatttaatctttcaaTAACACAATCTCACATTTTAGGAGCAATGATGGCATGCGTCACtttaccaaataataaaaatgacatcgtttgcaattaatattaaattttgagtgaaatattttgaaaataaaaataaccgcTCGACATGCAACGAGTTTGGGAGATGGACAAAAATAACAATTCTTAGCATAACATATGCCAGCCAGAATTAATACTTTTAAGCCACTTTTTTCACCGTATGTGCTTTAACAGTATTGGTTTAGTTcaaacaagaaagaaaactaCATAGTATTATATAGTACAGTACTAACATAAGCTGAGTACCAGTAGTAGAAGGGAATGATCCTTGTGCTCCATATTATTCAAGCAAGTTGCTTGGCCTTTGATTCCATAACTCTACCTATCTTAATCTTATCAAACTATACTGTATTAACCTATCCTTACTTACCACTGATCAAATCCTATTTGGCCATTGTCTACAATGCATGAATTTCTGTAAAACCATAAAACACAATGCAATCATCCTTATCCtattcaaaatacagtactgtacagtaacagTAAACCAATTCTGAATAAATAACAATCACTCTTCAATGTTCTCTAAAATTGCACAATAAGTTCCTCATAAGATCTGGAAGGCCTATGGTTGAAACACCTATGTTGGTTGATTTTGTAAACAACCATCGCAGGACACAACCTACAATGGTGGCTATCAGAGGACATACCTGGGGAAGAGTCCCATGGCTTAGGCTACATTCCCCTATATCTCCCAGCCTCAAGGTGAGGAATGTGCTCCTGTTACCCCCATTAGGAATCAGTGTTCAAGGTCTGATGGATgtacagtatttctttatttcacttatAAGATTCATGGGGGGTCTAGATCAGGTTAAGATAGTGGCCCTCTGGCTCGCCAACTACCAGTCTATGTATGAAATGAGTGCTGTGTTTAGTCGGAGGCCCCTGGGGATAAACACAAAGAcaaacaaatgagtaaataacataaacgaaaacataaacaaatgatggTAAATATCACAGCTAGAGACTGGCAGGAATTGGGCCATGGTAGTAGTCTGTAATTTTACCTCACCTCCTGACTGAATATGGGCACAGACCATACGTCAGATAAAATTATAATGCGTCTCTGTATAGGTTAGGTAGGGGGCCCATAACTCCCCAAGCTGGGTAAGGAAATATGCCTTAGTTGAGGTTAAGTTAGATTGCATCCCTGTAACGGTCCTTGCTACACTTTCATTATTGGGTTTCCATAGTTACTTGACAGCCTTAAGGGGAAtgggaaaacacaaaaacaagtggTTTGAACAAACCTGTCTTGTTTCCAACACATACAATAACTGGATAAACAGTGAGAAAAATATAAGATTCCCGAGAAAAATATACAGTTCGTGAGGAAACTTTATGATTTGTGAGAAAAGTGCACGGTTCATGAGGAACATATAGACTATAGGCTAtggttcatgaaaaaaaatatggtttgtgAGAAAAATGCACGGTTCACGAGGAACATATAGGCTATAGGCTATGGTTTATGCAAAAAATATACAGATTGTGCAGAAAATACACAGTTCATGAGGAACAAATAGGCTATTGGCTATGgttcatgcaaaaaataaatggtttgtgAGGAAAATACATAGTTCATGAGGAAAAATATATAGTTCACGAGAAAAATATATGCTTTGTGAGAAAAATACATGGGTTGTGAGATGAGTATACAGTTCGTGAGACAAATATACAGTTCACGAGGAAAATATAGGCTAGACGCCATGGTTGGTGCAAAAAATATATGGTTTGTGAGGAAAATACAGAGTCTGTGAGGAAAAATTTACAGTTCATGACAAATATATGGTTCGTAAGACGAATAGGCTATATGGTTGGTTAGAAAAATAGGCATATACGATTCATGAGACAAATATAGTTCATGAGAGAAATATACGGTTCGTGAGACAAATAGCCTTGAGCCTACCATTCATGGGAAAAATATACTGTTTGTGAGACAAATAGCCTAGAACCTACATTCGTGGGAAAAATATACTGTTTGTGAGACAAATATGCGgttcaaagggaaaaatatatggtTTGTGAGACAATTATGCGATTCATGAGACAAATATGTGGTTCGTGGGAAAAATAGATAGTTCGGGAGACAAATATGCGGTTTGTGGGAAAAATATACAGTTCGTGAGACAAATATACGGTTCGTGAGACTAATACACAGTTCGTGagaaaaatatacagtttttgagacaaatatatatttcatgaggGAAATATGCAGTTCATGGGAAAAATATACGGTTCGTGAGACAAATACATGGTTCATGAGACGAATATATGGTTCCTGAGGAAAATATAGGGTTCGTGAGACAAATATGCGGTTCATGAGACAAATATGCGGTTCATGAGACAAATACATGGTTTGTAAGACAAATATGCGGTTCATGAGACAAATACATGGTTTGTAAGACAAATATGCGGTTCATGAGACAAATACATGGTTTGTAAGACAAATATGCGGTTCTTGGGAAAAATATACAGTTCGTAAGACAAATACGCTGTTCTTGGGAAAAATACACAGTTCGTGAGACAAATATACAGTTCGTGAGACTAATACACAGTTTGTGAGACAAAAATGCAGTTCACGAGGCAAATATGCAGTTCGTGGGAAAAATATACGGTCCGTGAGACAAATATAACGTTCGTGAGACAAATATATGGTTCGTAAGACAAATATACAGTTCGTGAGACAAATATGCGGTTTGTGAGACAAATATACGGTTCGTGAGACAAGTATACGGTTTGTAAGACAAATATGCAGTTCGTGAGACTAGTATACACGGTTCGTGAGACGAATATACGGTTCCTGAGGAAAATATACGGTTCGTGAGAGAAATATACGGTTCCTGAGGAAAATATACGCTTCGTGAGACGAATATACGGTTCCTGAGGAAAACATACGGTTCGTGAGACGAATATACGGTTCCTGCGGAAAATATACGGTTCGTGAGAGAAATATACGGTTCCTGAGGAAAATATACGGTTCGTGAGACGAATATACGGTTCCTGCGGAAAATATACGGTTCGTGAGACGAATATACGGTTCCTGAGGAAAATATACGGTTCGTGAGACGAATATACGGTTCCTGCGGAAAATATACGGCTCGTGAGACGAATATACGGTTCCTGAGGAAAATATACGGTTCGTGAGGCAAATATATGGTTCGTAAGACGAATGTATGGTTCGAGAGACGAATATAGGGTTTGTAAGACAAATATACGGTTCGCGAGACAAACAGGATAGGCTATACGGTCCCCGGGGAAAATATACGGTTCGTGAGACAAATATACCGTTCGCGAATTGAAGTAATTAATCACATTAAGCTCGTTACTAAGCAGAATATCCTCCCCTTCCTGGATACCCTTCCTCCTTACCTATTTAACCGTGTTCAACAATTTCCTCAGGATTTTCCACTGCAGGTAGGATGTCCATCCTACGGTAGGATATCCAGCTTTCAAACTGGTTTAAGATATCCAACGAACACCGAGAAGAAACAACGGTTAgctattaatacaaaaaaaagggtgGACTTCAAGTGTCATGAGACGGTGATAAGGAtctgttgtagtagtagtagtagtagtagtagtgagagTAATGTAAACAAAGAGGAGGTTTGGCCTTTGCAACGCCTCCCCATAGAGGGCGTAACTTCTTGTATGTTTACTGTAAGGTTGCTGGTTTCTGTCTTTGATAATCTGATTTGTTTCTTGGCCAATCTGAAAAAGTGCGTTTGAAGTTGCTGGGTTCTAAAAGTACGATTAAAGCTGCTGGTTTCTTCATTTGCTAATctggaaaaatggagaaaaaattttaGCAGTAATGAGTATTATCTTTGGATTCatgaaaacgaatgaaaatgGTCATATATATGAGGGCACATCCATCCAAATACAGTTATAACATTTAATCACTGGGGAATTAGTGTTATTTAGTGATATGAGAAGAATGCTGCAGTATATAGTCAGTTATGGAGCATTCAAACTGCTGGAAATCTTTGACCTTAATCTTTGCCTTTTAAGAAGGGCAaacgtagtaaaaaaaaaaagtacaatctTTAAATATGCAGTCTTTCATAAAATGAGGTATTGTCTATAAAACACCACATACTAAGTTAAAGATAAAGAAACCTGGATGAGAGTGGAGAGTGCAATATATTCTGTTTTGGAAAATAAACCAGCACATTCAAAGTAACTGTAGGCCTATACAATGAGCCACAAGACAGTATAAAGCCTTTCCTGCTAAGATCATTCATATTCTTACTGTTGTGACGCatttttttataggtttattTTGTGAGTGAAAAAACTGAAACTCATAGTCAAGTTCAATAAGCACTTAAAGAATTTTCCATTCCAGGAGATGGAGAAAGATGGCGTAGTTATTTGTTTTGGTGTTTccttgtactgagagagagagagagagagagagagagagagagagagagagagagagagagagagagagagagagagagagagagagagagagagagagaagctcctcGAATAGACTTATATGATGGGGCTAACTGTCTCTCTTTCATATCGTCCTTTATAAGTccagtggttatatatatatatatatatatatatatatatatatatatatatatatatatatatatatatatatatatatatattttttttttttctttcgtatacTTAATGATATCCGTACCACATATCACATTCTATCGTACACAAGGAATGGTCAGACTTTATATAAACGGCAGAGCTTAGTTTTATTAAGGGTTTTCTTattcccatcttttattttttcacaagaaTGCAAATCTAAAGTTAACataacgcactctctctctctctctctctctcagtgggtgaTGTAGGCCTAAGATCCTGATTCTAGCTATCTTCAGAGTTGAGAGTAAACAGTTTCTTTTGCTTCGTCACAATGATTCGTTCGTAATCTTCTTCCTTTTGAA
The genomic region above belongs to Macrobrachium rosenbergii isolate ZJJX-2024 chromosome 18, ASM4041242v1, whole genome shotgun sequence and contains:
- the LOC136848256 gene encoding uncharacterized protein, translated to MASPKQLPGPCLPKGFNEDDFTFSKLFKCVNLIGQNVMCDVVRAMYSHTSVNSVGGTKTLRQYLQDIGWSNRTIKDKITKLHKDLLDKDLNEVDFDISFSFIIMTEVFKDLTNQLSDTAKTAVEDLKKMRNKICHKYGIACNELIPMTDNLKQLLKDIYVGIGVVVDKDFSDNTKRMEDDIQSIVSVEIYQIDLQIYLEDVKKFRKDLKFHMIHEGKEEFRSSYSRLRILNPCIWMTEEEIENTPLSKYEVDTIFTPLKIESTRSTIEIADIFTVTKRIRGSEQKPSALVMYGLAGCGKTSLCHYVIHGWCKKDPNIDGLDKFDLIIFVEVRRVRSQTLIEFLKEECMVKTCKEFDSGDIIPTLKDLDILVVVDGFDEAKKGKSLELVKDIFCKLCDQRILLTTRPEFKDDATYIAKNFNVSSLPIQICGFDERGLRIFSEKVFGAVEKDERRRRKELSSFLEYMETTGKVLDEHLKLPLTLSLLIYLWREDSSIVFRITSATMLYLEIFRLCQKRLSDRLEKKGRGKLEQELDEIFFCLGHQAWLLLLEGDLLCLTKTEFKNMEKECKKRSVDVLDFLSTYLYCETEENEDMSEKIFAFLHKTQMEYLAGAYLANSLTSDRKLSFADINAEVEGNSEWQSLLEVIKYMTGSLAITKTLTLKEISEIFEILEKLSILYADFNFWWSFYLETLENKDAGYKIIDLLPHEDWDLNEKHVVSGLRFYRALSVNLSTLKIDISIDVDPYDIKELLPILKDIKSQKSKLKKKENKLIVPVLTELHFWNHDNYYGSKFSDEFINSLNPWGHLTNFTGSLGEQEVLSYCFKLKVIRVRLNTAGAVRAFKQSLSRIYKSVRTLRMTLGVPFSCPPSDLCDLQFKKTFELTLKGTKDEHKDWIVGVVKHINGRNGCMKVSLLNSEITYDTITYLLEKLRGDIHEKITLDTINKPPEHQLEVLKRLEIRVNTEINWITS